TTTGAATATAAGAATTTATTATACGACTATTTTTTTATTAATACTTGTTTAAAAGTCTCAAAGGGAATATATTTAATTGGTATTTTTGTTCAAAATGCAGATGAAGAAACTTCTACGGATATTGAAGCAATTAATAAAATTAAAAATGAAACTAATGAAGAAACAGCTTTTAATAAAAATGTTTTAATTAGTTGTTATGTTATAGATTTTAACAGACTTAAGTCTTTTACATATCAACATAGTCTAAAATCGTTTAATGATAAAGATTTTGATTTCAATAAAGATGAAAACTCATATAATCAAGATGAAGAAGTTAATCTTGAAGATATTGGAAAAATTGCTTTTAACTTTGTATTTAATATTTGTGATATGTTAAATAATAAGCAAGTTGATATTATTGAGAAGATAGTGTCAGAAAAAAAAATAAATAAAAGACTTAAAAGGAATATGCCTCCAGGTTCTGAAATTATAATTGAACTAGAGCCAAATCAGGAATTAAAAAGATATATCTCAAAGTTTAATTCTGAATCAACAAATAAATTAAGCCATAAATTTTTAGTTAGAGGTCACTATTTCTATTTAAGGAATAAACAACATTATACTAAGACCTACAAGAAATTAGAAGATGATTCTCTTCCTGAGAATATGTTTTATGATGAAAATTCTCAATTAATTAAATGTTGGAAAAAACCTTGCTATAAGGGAGAAGGTATTGCAGTTGTTAAAGATGTTAAATTAAAGTAAATTATTTAAAAAAACACTCATTATATATTTATATGAAAACTGAAAATGAAAAACATTTGAAATACCTTACTGAAAAATATGAGGATATAGATTTTTATTCTAAATGGATAAATTCAGCAAAAAAAATAGGAGATAATCATTTTGAATTAGGTGAAATAAATGAAGATGATTTTGAAATAGATAAGCCAAGAGTAAACTATGTTCCCCCAATTGAACTCCAATGTATAATTACTAATTGTTTTATCAATAGGTCTTCATGGTATAAAATAAAAGAATTAATGCTTCCTTTAATTGATGAAGCTTTTTTATCTTATTATAATGGAAAATATTTGTCTTCGATTTCAACTATTATTATCTGTTGTGAGTATTTGTTAAAATTTGAATATTCTAAAACATTAGAAGACAATAGATTAATTGAATCTATTTTAGAAAAATTTACATTAGGTTCTTTTATTGATAACAAAAAAGCTCAAGATTTTATTAATGATGTTAAAATCCCTGAATTTAGAAATAAGTTAATAAAGATAAATAGAGTTAGAAATGGTTTCTTCCATTTCAATTCAAAAAAACTTTCAACAATTACATCAGATAATAAAATACCAACTTCACAAGAATTTGATTTATTAAAAGTAAATAAAGAAATCTATGAAATTCTAAATGAGATGTTAGGCTATTTTTATTCTAAGCCTTTTGAAGAATATGTAGAATTAGCTCTTAAAGAATTAAAAGACAATAAAACTGAAATTCTTTCTAAGATAAATCAAATTTATGGTCCTAGTGGATTTGGCGATGAATTGTATAAACATAAATTTGAACATTTTAAAAAAGAATATAATCTAGATATTGAATGGGATTAATTACCTCAAACTCTGACTAATCGATAATACTAAGCTCTGTCTAGTATTTTGAAAATAGCTTTGTTTTAATGTTTTAACATCGTCATGACCTAATAATTCAGCAATTTGCTCATTATCCAAACCTAACTCTTTACAAACATAAGCATAAGTAGATCTTAGTGAGTGAGGTATTAAATTACTCAATCTCTCTTTTTCAATATCTATGATTAAATCATTCCCTTCATTTGTTTTTTCTTCACAATTTACAATCCTAGATCTAAAACTATATCTCTTATCACTTGCAACTACCTTATATATATAATCTGTTGAACATTGAACGCCTGTAGGATTACTTTCATAATAAGCCTCAATGTATGTAGAAACATGTTCATCAAATACAATAGTCACTCTTTGAGACTTTCTAGTTTTAGCCTTCCATATAAATTTACCTTTACCCTTTCTAATATCATTAGTTCTATAAGGTATATCTATTAATAACAAATCCCTCTCAACTCCATTAATTATTAATCTACTCTTAGACAACCAGGACTTTCTCACTTGAACAACCTCTCCTCTTCTAAGTCCTGCATAAATCATAAGGTACAACATAACTAAATGTTTTGGATTAAATTTCAAATTTTGATTAATTTTAATATCTCTAATTAGAAATTGCCTTTGCTCTGGAGTTAGTGCAAACATCTTAGAAGTTTTAATATCTTTTACAATATCAGCCTTTTTTACTTTTTCAATAGTCCCGTCATCATTAATTTTTATTTCGGTCATAAATAATAAGTCTCTCAAAGATATATATAGGGTTATGATTAGTTATTAGAAATCGTAACCTTTTGAATTTTGAAGGTTTGAAAACCATATTGTTTTAGAATGTTGAAATGATAAAAGGTTATGTTAAGTTAAGATTAAAATAACCTC
This genomic window from Candidatus Woesearchaeota archaeon contains:
- a CDS encoding site-specific integrase: MTEIKINDDGTIEKVKKADIVKDIKTSKMFALTPEQRQFLIRDIKINQNLKFNPKHLVMLYLMIYAGLRRGEVVQVRKSWLSKSRLIINGVERDLLLIDIPYRTNDIRKGKGKFIWKAKTRKSQRVTIVFDEHVSTYIEAYYESNPTGVQCSTDYIYKVVASDKRYSFRSRIVNCEEKTNEGNDLIIDIEKERLSNLIPHSLRSTYAYVCKELGLDNEQIAELLGHDDVKTLKQSYFQNTRQSLVLSISQSLR